The following coding sequences are from one Paenibacillus stellifer window:
- a CDS encoding AI-2E family transporter encodes MPLLLQNKFFRTTLGIIFILLILYLGEKVSVLFSPVGRIVNLLLVPFMFAGFFYYLLRPLVNYLERRKLKRPLAILLIYLVFLALFAIFWVAVWPTLQEQIQNFINNAPFIVQDIQFQFNKLSDNPVIGRYLGGESDLTARLYQYLQNAVTWVTNSMSNLITVISNIVVVIATLPILLYYMLKDSHKLPRILLGLVPRKYRKEGQEMLADIDSALSSFITTRVLLNVILGALLYIGFLIIGLPYALLLALVSIPLNFIPYIGAILSAIPILAVGFIESPMTALWSLIIIVVAQQIQDNLLTPIITGKTLDIHPMTTVILVLVGGEFYGIIGVLIALPVYMTIKIIFLKVYEIAIVGKMDEY; translated from the coding sequence GTGCCCTTATTGCTGCAAAACAAATTTTTCCGCACGACGCTCGGCATTATTTTTATCCTGCTTATTTTGTATCTGGGGGAAAAGGTCTCGGTGCTCTTCTCTCCGGTCGGCCGGATTGTTAACCTGCTGCTCGTGCCCTTCATGTTCGCCGGCTTCTTCTATTATCTGCTTCGGCCGCTCGTCAATTACCTGGAGAGGCGGAAGCTGAAGCGTCCGCTCGCGATTCTGCTTATTTACCTTGTTTTTCTCGCGCTGTTCGCCATATTCTGGGTGGCCGTATGGCCAACGCTTCAGGAACAGATCCAGAACTTCATCAACAATGCGCCTTTTATCGTTCAGGATATTCAGTTCCAGTTCAATAAGCTGAGCGATAATCCGGTAATCGGCCGGTATCTGGGCGGCGAGTCGGATCTGACTGCAAGACTGTACCAATATTTGCAAAATGCCGTCACCTGGGTGACAAATTCGATGAGCAACCTGATTACCGTGATCTCAAACATTGTCGTCGTCATTGCCACACTGCCGATTCTGCTGTATTACATGCTGAAGGACAGCCATAAGCTGCCCCGTATCCTCCTTGGTCTCGTTCCGCGCAAATACCGCAAAGAGGGCCAGGAGATGCTGGCGGATATCGATTCAGCGCTCAGCAGCTTCATTACAACACGAGTGCTTCTGAATGTGATCCTTGGTGCCTTGCTGTATATCGGCTTTCTCATCATCGGACTGCCGTATGCGCTGCTGCTGGCGCTCGTCTCGATCCCGCTGAACTTTATTCCGTACATCGGCGCCATTCTGTCCGCCATTCCCATACTGGCAGTAGGGTTTATCGAATCGCCAATGACCGCACTATGGTCTCTCATTATCATCGTGGTCGCCCAGCAGATTCAGGATAATCTCCTTACACCGATCATCACCGGCAAAACGCTGGATATTCATCCGATGACCACCGTGATTCTGGTTCTTGTCGGCGGCGAATTCTACGGCATTATCGGCGTGCTCATCGCACTGCCCGTCTATATGACGATCAAGATCATTTTTCTTAAGGTATACGAGATTGCGATTGTCGGGAAGATGGACGAGTATTAA
- a CDS encoding YdcF family protein: MLYFIKFVYSFVLPPGIIIVFLALLSLWMLWKKLRGTAAFLITITLMLYLVSTPLVADPLMRTLENRYPQPSELSGDVLVVLGGGAVTGTPDVDGVGNMGGSAANRLLTAVRLHRESGLPILFSGGKVYADSGNEGDIARRQLIGLGVAPEDILIENRSLNTAQNAEYSVELMKEHDLSRAVLVTAGFQMARAVTEFKHAGMEVQPYPTAYESSSSAAAAWYPGKLAPSADAIGKVSTVLKEYLGSLAAAF, encoded by the coding sequence CCCGGGCATCATTATCGTCTTTCTTGCGCTGTTGTCACTGTGGATGCTGTGGAAGAAGCTGCGCGGCACAGCTGCGTTCCTGATCACGATTACCCTGATGTTGTACCTGGTCTCCACGCCCCTCGTCGCCGACCCGCTGATGCGTACGCTGGAGAACCGTTATCCGCAGCCTTCGGAGCTTTCCGGCGATGTTCTGGTTGTATTGGGCGGAGGAGCCGTGACGGGGACTCCGGATGTCGACGGTGTGGGGAATATGGGAGGATCGGCCGCGAATCGGCTGCTCACAGCGGTACGGCTGCACCGCGAGAGCGGCCTGCCGATTCTGTTCAGCGGCGGGAAGGTGTATGCGGATAGCGGCAACGAGGGCGATATTGCCCGCCGGCAGCTGATTGGGCTGGGGGTGGCGCCTGAGGATATTCTGATCGAGAACCGGTCGCTGAACACCGCGCAGAATGCCGAGTACTCGGTGGAATTAATGAAAGAGCATGATCTCAGCCGTGCGGTGCTGGTAACTGCCGGTTTTCAGATGGCAAGGGCGGTAACGGAATTCAAGCATGCGGGCATGGAGGTGCAGCCTTATCCCACCGCCTACGAATCCAGTTCGTCTGCTGCTGCGGCTTGGTACCCAGGCAAGCTTGCTCCAAGTGCAGACGCAATCGGTAAGGTGAGCACCGTGCTTAAGGAATATCTGGGATCGCTGGCTGCGGCCTTTTAG
- a CDS encoding class I SAM-dependent methyltransferase, which translates to MPINFHDRDNQHSYASRDADNGWIQALAPYITFWDKTILDIGCGGGIYTKAMAAAGARRVTGLDSSAEMLKGAAQNCEGLRNVEFVWGDAVNTGMARESYDIVLERAVIHHLQNPVDSFREVERVLKPGGYLIVQDRTPDDCLQPRSQEHIRGYFFEKFPRLLELDIRRRPSGAMVRDAINNSGLALVKEFTLWEIRRTYREFQELSRDLLGRTGRSLLHELNDDELLELVAYIGKKLPERDPVVEQDRWTLWIARKLGRGERG; encoded by the coding sequence ATGCCCATCAATTTTCATGATCGTGATAATCAGCATTCCTATGCATCGAGAGATGCGGATAACGGATGGATTCAAGCCCTTGCACCTTACATAACTTTTTGGGATAAAACCATTCTGGATATAGGCTGCGGCGGCGGGATTTACACCAAAGCTATGGCAGCTGCCGGGGCACGGCGGGTTACCGGATTGGACTCTTCGGCAGAGATGCTGAAGGGCGCAGCACAAAATTGTGAAGGGCTCAGGAATGTGGAGTTCGTATGGGGCGATGCTGTCAACACGGGAATGGCGCGGGAGAGCTATGACATCGTCCTTGAAAGAGCTGTAATCCATCATCTTCAGAATCCGGTTGACAGCTTTCGAGAGGTGGAGCGGGTATTGAAACCGGGCGGTTACTTGATTGTACAGGATCGTACTCCAGATGATTGTCTGCAGCCTAGAAGCCAGGAGCATATCCGAGGATATTTTTTCGAGAAATTTCCCCGGTTGCTGGAGCTCGACATTCGCCGGCGTCCATCCGGAGCTATGGTGAGAGATGCAATTAATAATAGCGGACTGGCTTTAGTGAAGGAATTTACATTGTGGGAAATACGCAGAACCTATAGGGAGTTTCAAGAACTTAGCCGTGATCTGTTAGGACGGACGGGAAGATCCCTTTTGCATGAGCTGAACGATGATGAACTTCTTGAGCTTGTCGCTTATATTGGCAAAAAATTACCAGAGAGAGACCCTGTCGTGGAACAGGACCGGTGGACTCTGTGGATCGCGCGCAAACTGGGGAGGGGAGAGAGAGGATGA
- a CDS encoding HAD family hydrolase gives MMNAFIFDMDGVILDSEPLHFEVDLVTLGYLGVAPDVTYLEKFVGMTNPEMWSIIKAEHGLVHTVEEMIDYQLARKLKLLSDTPMEPIDGIPELLAYLRNRSVPIGLASSSPRSFIEGVLAKFGWRDVFQCIISGEEVPAGKPAPDIYLETASKLGASPSSCWVLEDSRNGVTAAKAAGMNCVGFLNPNSGSQDLSEADAIIHSVRDIYTILPAGGRELEV, from the coding sequence ATGATGAATGCATTTATCTTCGATATGGACGGTGTTATTCTCGACAGCGAGCCACTGCACTTTGAAGTCGATTTGGTAACGCTGGGGTATCTGGGAGTTGCACCGGATGTAACTTACCTGGAGAAATTTGTTGGCATGACGAATCCGGAAATGTGGAGCATCATCAAGGCGGAGCATGGATTGGTGCACACGGTGGAAGAAATGATCGATTACCAGCTGGCCCGCAAGCTTAAACTTCTCAGTGATACTCCGATGGAGCCGATTGACGGCATTCCTGAGCTGCTTGCTTATTTGCGCAATCGATCGGTGCCGATCGGGCTTGCCTCCTCTTCGCCACGCTCATTTATTGAAGGCGTGCTGGCTAAATTCGGGTGGAGAGATGTCTTCCAGTGCATCATCAGCGGAGAGGAAGTGCCCGCCGGAAAGCCGGCGCCGGATATTTACCTGGAGACGGCAAGCAAGCTGGGCGCAAGCCCATCATCCTGCTGGGTGCTGGAGGATTCCCGAAACGGAGTAACTGCCGCCAAAGCGGCGGGCATGAACTGTGTCGGCTTTCTGAATCCGAATTCGGGAAGTCAGGACTTGTCCGAAGCTGACGCTATCATTCATTCCGTAAGGGATATTTATACCATTTTGCCTGCAGGGGGACGGGAGCTTGAAGTATAA
- a CDS encoding GNAT family N-acetyltransferase produces the protein MNPVQIRHYTEEDGEVLSALIRENLLKVNSLDYPDTVIQQMHSLFTPEYISGLAQNREMLVAVDQDHVIGTASLEENTVYTVFVDARYHGQGIGRMLVGKLEQMALSRGIDSLWVPSSITAQNFYANMGYIEQHISESERFGRSIVMVKQLNPVIFREHRPSGMEFTSLVESAGWQGIAEKGPAVLEEALSNSWYTITAVHDGRVIGMGRIISDGVLQALICDLIILPDYQGSSVGSGILKRLLARCAERDIPLVQLFAAADKAGFYKKFGFEERPAGAPGMRWVNRDLI, from the coding sequence ATGAACCCGGTTCAAATTCGTCATTATACCGAAGAAGACGGCGAGGTCTTGTCGGCGCTTATCCGCGAGAATCTGTTGAAAGTGAATAGCCTGGATTATCCGGATACCGTCATTCAGCAAATGCATTCGTTATTCACACCTGAGTACATCAGCGGATTGGCCCAAAACCGTGAAATGCTGGTTGCAGTTGACCAGGATCACGTAATCGGAACAGCCAGTCTTGAAGAGAACACGGTATATACCGTATTTGTTGACGCCCGTTATCATGGGCAGGGAATAGGGCGAATGCTCGTTGGGAAGCTTGAGCAGATGGCGCTTAGCAGAGGAATTGATTCCCTGTGGGTCCCCAGCAGCATTACGGCACAGAACTTCTATGCCAATATGGGTTATATCGAACAGCATATTTCGGAATCGGAGCGCTTCGGAAGAAGCATCGTAATGGTCAAGCAGTTGAACCCGGTAATCTTCCGTGAGCATCGGCCTTCTGGCATGGAATTCACCAGTTTGGTCGAAAGTGCGGGTTGGCAAGGAATAGCGGAGAAGGGCCCCGCAGTGCTTGAAGAGGCTCTATCGAATAGCTGGTACACGATAACCGCTGTTCATGACGGCCGGGTGATCGGTATGGGGCGGATCATATCGGATGGAGTGCTGCAGGCGTTGATCTGCGATCTCATTATCCTGCCGGATTATCAGGGAAGCAGCGTAGGCTCCGGCATATTGAAGCGGCTCCTGGCACGCTGCGCAGAACGGGATATTCCGCTTGTTCAATTATTTGCCGCTGCGGATAAAGCAGGCTTCTACAAAAAGTTCGGATTCGAGGAACGTCCGGCCGGAGCGCCGGGCATGAGATGGGTGAACCGGGATCTTATATAA
- a CDS encoding HAD family hydrolase, whose amino-acid sequence MKYNHVLFDLDGTLTDPKIGITKSVQYALSKSNIIVENLDELEPFIGPPLATSFREFYGFTEEEAWEAVRNYREYFADTGIFENELYDGIPELLAHLAENGAVLIVATSKPQVFAERILKHFGIDSFFSAVVGSGLDGTMSDKSEIIRFILDQHRPVPAETVMIGDRKHDIIGAHNNGIASIGVLYGYGSVDEMEAIRPTYCLKTVRELHDFFDPTKTVELQP is encoded by the coding sequence TTGAAGTATAATCATGTGCTGTTTGATCTGGACGGGACATTGACCGATCCCAAGATCGGGATCACCAAGTCCGTTCAGTATGCGCTGTCCAAATCGAACATCATCGTAGAAAATCTGGACGAGCTAGAGCCGTTCATCGGCCCGCCGCTCGCCACATCGTTCCGCGAATTTTACGGGTTCACAGAGGAGGAAGCGTGGGAGGCGGTACGGAATTACCGGGAGTATTTTGCCGACACTGGGATTTTTGAAAATGAGCTGTATGACGGCATTCCCGAGCTTCTGGCTCATCTTGCAGAGAATGGAGCGGTATTGATTGTCGCCACTTCCAAGCCGCAGGTGTTCGCAGAGCGGATTCTGAAGCATTTCGGCATTGATTCCTTCTTCTCGGCGGTTGTCGGCAGCGGTCTTGACGGGACGATGTCGGACAAATCCGAGATAATCCGGTTCATACTGGACCAACATCGGCCTGTCCCGGCAGAGACTGTTATGATCGGCGACCGCAAGCATGATATTATCGGAGCCCATAACAACGGAATCGCCTCGATCGGCGTGCTGTACGGCTATGGCAGCGTTGACGAGATGGAAGCGATCCGTCCCACTTATTGTCTCAAGACGGTGCGGGAGCTACATGATTTTTTCGACCCGACCAAGACGGTGGAGCTTCAGCCATGA
- a CDS encoding GNAT family N-acetyltransferase, with protein MTITRAEVSDAEELLQLQILSYQSEGERYGDYTIPPLVQTLDEMREDLERQVVLKAVSEGSIIGSVRAYDQDGSCKIGKLFVHPARQGKGTGTALMKEIERIFDNCARYELFAGEKSTDNIRLYTSLGYRPFRKDSLAEHLTLVYLEKERV; from the coding sequence ATGACGATTACAAGAGCGGAAGTTAGCGATGCGGAGGAGCTTCTTCAGCTTCAGATTCTGTCTTATCAGAGCGAGGGTGAACGCTACGGGGATTATACGATTCCGCCCCTGGTCCAGACGCTGGACGAGATGAGAGAGGACCTGGAGAGACAGGTCGTTCTGAAAGCTGTGTCCGAGGGAAGCATTATCGGATCTGTAAGGGCATATGACCAGGACGGGAGCTGCAAAATTGGCAAGCTGTTTGTCCATCCTGCCCGCCAGGGGAAGGGAACCGGGACCGCACTTATGAAGGAGATTGAACGGATATTTGATAACTGTGCAAGGTATGAGCTCTTCGCGGGCGAGAAAAGTACGGATAACATCAGGCTATATACTTCGCTCGGCTATAGACCGTTTCGCAAGGATTCTCTGGCGGAACACCTGACACTGGTCTATCTGGAGAAAGAACGGGTGTAA
- a CDS encoding GNAT family N-acetyltransferase, protein MIEIRSISREDLPGLGSLYEELMGTPTDYGKLLRSFESIERTGTYILLGAFEQNVLAGSLMGIVCQDLVGSCRPFMVIENVIVSESFRRRGIARGLMAEIEQAARSRDCSYIIVVSGRQRTEAHRLYEQLGYGDEQVRGFRKHF, encoded by the coding sequence ATGATCGAAATCCGGAGCATAAGCAGGGAGGATCTTCCCGGGCTAGGCAGTCTTTATGAAGAGTTGATGGGGACTCCCACCGATTATGGGAAGCTGCTCCGCAGCTTTGAAAGCATTGAGCGTACCGGAACCTACATCCTGCTCGGCGCTTTTGAACAAAATGTCCTGGCAGGTTCCCTAATGGGAATCGTCTGCCAGGATCTTGTCGGCAGCTGCCGTCCTTTTATGGTTATCGAGAATGTGATCGTATCGGAGTCGTTCCGCAGACGGGGCATTGCCCGGGGATTGATGGCGGAAATCGAGCAGGCTGCTAGAAGTCGGGACTGTTCCTACATTATTGTGGTGTCGGGAAGGCAGCGAACTGAAGCGCATCGGCTATATGAGCAGCTGGGTTACGGGGATGAACAAGTACGGGGATTCCGCAAGCACTTTTAG
- the rnhA gene encoding ribonuclease H, with the protein MAGQKYYVVWEGRKPGIYSTWADCKKQTDQFTGAKYKSYESKAAAEEAFRAGWKGNWGSSAAAKGSTGGGRTKAAASSGETSSIDYDSISVDVGTRGNPGPVEYKGVDTRTGETIFSCGPINKGTNNLGEFLAIVHALALLQKEGSTRTVYSDSVNAIKWVREKKVSTTLPRDQSTLEIWGMVDRAVNWLHTHSYSNKVLKWQTREWGEIKADYGRK; encoded by the coding sequence TTGGCGGGTCAGAAGTATTATGTAGTATGGGAAGGCCGGAAACCCGGAATTTATTCAACCTGGGCCGATTGCAAAAAACAGACGGATCAGTTCACGGGAGCAAAATATAAATCCTATGAATCGAAGGCCGCCGCGGAAGAAGCGTTTCGGGCGGGCTGGAAGGGCAATTGGGGCAGTTCGGCAGCAGCGAAGGGGAGCACTGGCGGAGGCAGAACGAAAGCGGCGGCTTCCTCCGGCGAGACAAGCTCCATCGATTACGACAGCATTTCGGTTGATGTGGGAACAAGGGGTAACCCCGGTCCTGTCGAATATAAAGGTGTAGATACCCGAACAGGTGAAACGATCTTCTCCTGCGGGCCGATTAACAAGGGCACGAATAATCTGGGGGAATTTCTCGCCATCGTACACGCGCTTGCGCTGCTTCAGAAAGAGGGAAGCACCCGAACCGTCTACAGCGACTCGGTGAATGCCATCAAATGGGTAAGAGAGAAGAAGGTGTCCACGACCTTGCCCAGGGACCAATCGACGCTGGAGATTTGGGGCATGGTGGACCGTGCCGTCAATTGGCTGCATACCCATTCATACAGCAACAAGGTGCTGAAGTGGCAGACGCGGGAATGGGGAGAGATCAAGGCGGATTACGGACGGAAATAA
- a CDS encoding uracil-DNA glycosylase, with amino-acid sequence MFDNDWDNVLQDETQKTYFQNLRYTLAREYKEHSVYPPKELLFTAMKRCSYMGTRVVILGQDPYHGPGQAHGLSFSVGPGVRIPPSLRNIYTELSDDIGANPPNHGSLLHWADQGVLLLNAVLTVREGNPNSHKGIGWETFTDAVMEKLNERETPLVFILWGSHAQQKGAFIDQRRHLVIQSPHPSPFSAHRGFFGSRPFSRTNEFLQGHGLAPINWNIPN; translated from the coding sequence ATTTTCGATAATGATTGGGATAACGTATTGCAGGATGAGACGCAAAAAACCTATTTTCAGAACCTGCGTTACACACTCGCGCGTGAATATAAGGAGCATTCGGTCTATCCGCCAAAAGAGCTGCTCTTCACGGCAATGAAACGCTGCTCTTATATGGGGACAAGGGTTGTCATTCTCGGACAGGACCCTTATCACGGTCCCGGACAAGCCCATGGGCTTAGCTTCTCGGTGGGCCCGGGTGTGCGGATTCCGCCTTCGCTGCGGAATATTTATACAGAGCTGTCCGACGATATCGGGGCTAATCCTCCGAATCACGGTTCGCTGCTACACTGGGCCGATCAGGGCGTGCTGCTGCTAAATGCAGTATTGACCGTGCGGGAAGGTAATCCGAATTCGCATAAAGGAATCGGCTGGGAGACATTTACGGACGCTGTTATGGAGAAGCTGAATGAGAGGGAAACGCCGCTTGTGTTCATTCTGTGGGGCAGCCACGCACAGCAGAAGGGCGCTTTTATTGACCAGAGAAGACATCTGGTGATCCAGTCGCCGCATCCGAGCCCGTTCTCGGCACACAGGGGCTTCTTCGGCAGCCGTCCATTCTCAAGAACCAATGAATTTCTCCAAGGGCACGGACTTGCCCCGATCAACTGGAATATCCCGAATTAG